A single region of the Melospiza georgiana isolate bMelGeo1 chromosome 7, bMelGeo1.pri, whole genome shotgun sequence genome encodes:
- the STK17B gene encoding serine/threonine-protein kinase 17B, translated as MSRRKLENKSLSGLLATSLHTPIKTENFYNFYMLESKELGRGRCAVVRKCVAKSTGQEYAAKFLKKRRRGQDCKAEIVHEIAVLELMKSNPRIVNLHEVYETANEIILVLEYAAGGEIFDLCVPDLDDRIGERDIVRLIRQILEGLCCLHENNIVHLDLKPQNILLSSINPLGDVKIVDFGMSRRLENCSELRQIMGTTEYLAPEILNYDPITTATDMWNIGVISYMLLTQESPFVGADVQETYLNISQVNVDYSEETFSSVSQPAKDFIQKLLIKNPEDRPTAADCLSHSWLQQGELPLLCSPEEICCSSQLPGHTAKCSEEWSVKCSCSDKEDKENIPEDSSTLSKRFRFDDSLQYPQELVTDFVC; from the exons ATGTCGAGGAGAAAGCTGGAGAATAAAAGCCTTTCTGGCTTGTTGGCCACGTCTCTGCACACACCAATCAAGACAGAGAACTTCTACAATTTTTATATGCTTGAATCTAAAGAGCTAGGAAG AGGAAGATGTGCTGTGGTGAGAAAATGTGTAGCTAAATCCACAGGCCAAGAGTATGCAGctaaatttttgaagaaaaggagaaggggTCAAGACTGCAAAGCAGAGATTGTGCATGAAATTGCTGTCCTTGAACTAATGAAGTCCAATCCTCGCATAGTTAACCTGCATGAAGTCTATGAAACAGCAAATGAAATCATCCTAGTGTTGGAATA tgctgctggaggagaaatATTTGACTTGTGTGTCCCAGATCTGGATGACAGAATTGGTGAAAGGGACATTGTAAGGCTTATAAGGCAAATACTTGAAGGACTTTGCTGCTTGCATGAAAACAATATTGTTCATCTTGATTTAaag cctcaaaatattttgctgagCAGCATCAATCCTCTTGGTGATGTAAAAATTGTGGATTTTGGGATGTCCAGGAGGCTGGAGAATTGCAGTGAACTGCGGCAGATCATGGGAACCACAGAGTACCTCG CTCCCGAAATCTTGAACTATGATCCTATTACCACAGCTACAGACATGTG GAACATTGGTGTCATCTCCTACATGCTGCTGACACAAGAATCTCCATTTGTGGGCGCTGATGTTCAAGAAACTTACCTTAATATATCTCAAGTTAACGTAGATTATTCAGAAGAAACATTCTCATCAGTTTCACAGCCTGCAAAAGACTTCATTCAAAAACTTCTCATAAAAAATCCAGA GGACAGGCCCACTGCAGCAGACTGTCTGTCCCACTCGTGGTTGCAGCAAGGGGAGCTCCCACTCCTGTGCAGCCCTGAAGagatctgctgctcctctcagctGCCAGGACACACAGCCAAGTGCTCAGAAGAGTGGAGTGTAAAGTGCAGCTGCAGTGACAAGGAGGACAAGGAGAACATCCCAGAGGACAGCAGCACACTCTCCAAACGCTTCCGCTTCGACGACTCGTTGCAGTATCCCCAGGAGCTGGTGACAGACTTTGTGTGCTAA